A genome region from Chengkuizengella sp. SCS-71B includes the following:
- the lysA gene encoding diaminopimelate decarboxylase, which produces MVLSGTSKSNEQGQLEIGGCNAIDLATQYGTPLYVYDEKLIRDNIRSFINAFKKHNVNFNIAYASKAFCNIAICQVIKEEGLSIDVVSAGELYTALRSGIPASHIHFHGNNKTPEEITMALQAKIGCYVVDNFYELDLLNSLAKKHNQIVSILLRISPGVKAHTHQYIQTGQQDSKFGFDMISGQALDAINLLDERENLHFLGFHCHLGSQIFEKEGYLVTLQRFFDLMDKTKHQFGMDTQVINLGGGFGIRYTEEDNPLRVEEYIDSIVEVVKRECNDRQMDTLPEIWIEPGRSIVGEAGTTLYTIGSEKEIPGIKKYVAVDGGMTDNLRPALYQGKYNAFIANRMDDEPIEVVSIAGKCCESGDMLIHDIKLPKVKNGEILAVPCTGAYGYAMANNYNRIPRPAMVFVKDGRSVQVVKRETLEQLIQNDLDLT; this is translated from the coding sequence ATGGTATTAAGTGGAACGAGCAAAAGTAACGAGCAGGGACAGTTGGAAATTGGAGGGTGTAACGCAATTGATCTGGCAACACAGTATGGAACACCTTTGTACGTATATGATGAAAAATTGATTAGAGACAATATTCGTTCATTCATCAACGCTTTCAAAAAACATAATGTGAATTTTAATATAGCTTACGCAAGTAAAGCTTTTTGTAACATAGCCATTTGCCAAGTTATAAAAGAAGAGGGTTTAAGTATAGATGTTGTCTCGGCTGGAGAATTATACACGGCGTTGAGATCTGGTATTCCAGCTTCCCACATACATTTTCACGGAAATAATAAAACGCCAGAAGAAATTACAATGGCACTTCAAGCAAAAATAGGCTGTTATGTCGTTGATAATTTCTATGAATTAGATTTATTGAATAGCTTAGCTAAAAAACATAATCAAATTGTTTCTATTTTACTTCGAATTTCACCAGGGGTAAAGGCACACACACATCAATATATACAAACTGGTCAACAGGATTCGAAGTTTGGCTTTGATATGATCAGTGGTCAGGCTTTAGATGCAATTAACTTGTTAGATGAGAGAGAAAACCTTCATTTCTTAGGGTTTCACTGTCATTTAGGTTCACAGATTTTTGAAAAAGAGGGGTACCTTGTTACTCTGCAAAGGTTTTTTGATTTAATGGATAAAACAAAACATCAATTTGGTATGGATACGCAAGTGATTAATTTAGGCGGAGGATTTGGAATACGCTACACAGAAGAGGATAATCCTTTAAGGGTAGAAGAATATATTGATAGTATTGTGGAGGTTGTGAAGCGGGAATGTAATGATCGCCAAATGGATACTCTTCCTGAGATTTGGATTGAACCTGGCAGAAGTATCGTAGGAGAAGCAGGAACTACGCTTTATACCATAGGATCAGAAAAAGAAATTCCAGGGATCAAGAAATATGTAGCTGTTGATGGTGGAATGACAGATAACCTTAGACCAGCTTTGTATCAGGGAAAGTATAATGCATTCATTGCGAACAGAATGGATGATGAACCAATTGAAGTAGTGTCGATTGCAGGAAAGTGTTGTGAAAGTGGGGATATGTTAATTCATGACATTAAACTGCCAAAAGTGAAAAATGGAGAAATTTTAGCAGTGCCTTGCACAGGGGCTTATGGGTATGCGATGGCGAACAATTATAATCGTATTCCTAGACCCGCTATGGTTTTTGTGAAAGATGGTAGATCAGTACAAGTTGTAAAAAGAGAGACGTTAGAACAACTGATACAAAATGATCTTGATCTTACTTGA
- a CDS encoding AraC family transcriptional regulator, with amino-acid sequence MLQVDVNSFVVTRYFAKITCEPAWKWIKRDVPLPHYDLFYVWDGQGEVIVNDQAFQVSRGSCFLFQPGDFTSATHDPQNPLTITYIHFSLKEQPEQIPIRYRVIKNKMDFQTILTSYVRLMLNEQNYSIEEAQLILKQLMIHLLRSDQDSGNESQQKQHHLKESIFEVANYIHEHPSEWFSLEELANRAQISPRYFSLKFKELIGKSVREYMIESRIERAQYLLYYTGMNVTEVANALGYEDIYFFSKQFKKYKGYNPSTLK; translated from the coding sequence ATGTTACAAGTTGATGTAAACTCATTTGTAGTCACTAGATATTTTGCAAAGATCACATGTGAACCAGCGTGGAAATGGATAAAACGCGATGTACCTCTTCCCCACTATGACCTTTTTTATGTCTGGGATGGTCAGGGTGAAGTCATTGTGAACGATCAAGCTTTCCAAGTTTCTAGAGGCTCATGTTTCTTGTTTCAACCAGGAGATTTTACAAGTGCAACACATGATCCGCAAAACCCATTAACCATCACTTATATTCACTTTTCATTGAAAGAACAACCTGAACAAATACCAATTAGATATCGAGTCATAAAAAACAAAATGGATTTTCAAACGATCTTAACCTCTTACGTACGACTAATGTTGAATGAACAGAATTATTCAATTGAAGAAGCACAGCTCATTTTAAAACAGTTGATGATCCATCTATTGCGATCTGATCAAGATTCAGGAAATGAATCTCAACAAAAACAACATCATTTAAAAGAATCTATTTTTGAAGTAGCCAATTATATTCATGAGCATCCTAGCGAGTGGTTTTCATTAGAGGAACTTGCAAATAGAGCTCAAATCTCTCCAAGATATTTTTCCTTAAAATTTAAAGAGTTAATTGGAAAATCAGTTCGAGAATACATGATTGAATCAAGAATTGAACGGGCGCAATATTTACTCTATTACACAGGAATGAATGTAACGGAAGTAGCCAATGCACTTGGCTATGAGGATATTTATTTTTTTAGTAAACAGTTCAAGAAATATAAAGGGTATAATCCTTCGACACTAAAGTAG
- a CDS encoding sodium:alanine symporter family protein: MENVISEISNFVWGPPLLVLLVGTGIYLTIRLGLLQLRLLPYSLKLAFTRNQDKKSEGDISHFQALMTALAATVGTGNIVGVATAVMLGGPGAVFWMWMTALFGMATKYAEAILAVKYRVKNADGEMSGGPMYYLEKGLKQKWLAILFALFGAVAAFGIGNMVQSNSVAGALESTFSIPPLATGPILAVLTGLVIIGGIKIIGRVTAFFVPIMALFYVGAGLIILILNAELVPNAIALIFTDAFTGQAVAGGALGAVIRWGVARGVFSNEAGLGSAPIAAAAAKTDYPGRQALVSMTQVFIDTIIICSITGIALVMGDLYKGDLEGSELTTNTFELFLGSSGSTIVAIGLVFFAFSTIIGWSYYGEKCFTYLIKHPAMKYLYRTLFVVSAFFGAVLTLETVWGIADIMNGLMAIPNLIGLLGLSGVVVYETKKFLEVLKEEKEKKISNQAKS; the protein is encoded by the coding sequence ATGGAAAATGTAATTAGTGAAATTTCAAATTTTGTTTGGGGACCACCACTTCTTGTATTACTTGTTGGAACTGGAATATATTTAACCATTCGTCTAGGGCTTTTACAACTACGATTATTGCCGTACTCTTTAAAACTTGCTTTTACTAGAAACCAAGATAAGAAATCTGAAGGAGATATCTCTCACTTTCAAGCACTTATGACTGCACTTGCTGCAACGGTTGGGACAGGAAATATTGTCGGAGTAGCTACTGCAGTGATGTTAGGTGGTCCAGGTGCTGTATTTTGGATGTGGATGACCGCATTATTTGGAATGGCAACAAAATATGCAGAAGCGATTTTAGCGGTAAAATATCGTGTAAAGAATGCAGATGGAGAAATGTCAGGTGGCCCTATGTATTATCTTGAGAAAGGTTTAAAACAAAAGTGGCTTGCCATTCTTTTTGCACTATTTGGAGCAGTTGCTGCTTTTGGGATTGGGAATATGGTTCAATCTAATTCAGTTGCTGGTGCACTAGAGTCTACTTTTTCTATTCCACCTCTTGCCACAGGACCTATATTAGCCGTGTTAACTGGTTTAGTCATTATTGGAGGAATTAAAATCATAGGAAGAGTTACAGCCTTCTTCGTTCCAATTATGGCACTATTTTATGTCGGTGCTGGTTTAATCATCCTTATTTTAAATGCTGAATTAGTTCCAAATGCAATTGCTCTTATTTTCACAGATGCCTTTACGGGGCAAGCAGTTGCAGGGGGCGCACTTGGTGCTGTCATTCGCTGGGGAGTTGCTCGAGGTGTATTTTCCAATGAAGCTGGTTTAGGTTCGGCTCCTATTGCTGCAGCCGCAGCGAAAACAGACTATCCAGGTCGTCAAGCCCTTGTTTCAATGACACAAGTATTTATCGATACAATTATCATTTGTTCAATAACAGGAATTGCCCTTGTCATGGGGGACTTATACAAAGGGGATTTAGAGGGATCTGAGTTAACTACAAACACATTTGAATTATTCTTAGGTTCATCAGGATCTACTATTGTTGCCATCGGTCTAGTATTCTTTGCTTTTTCTACGATTATAGGTTGGTCTTATTACGGAGAGAAGTGTTTTACATACTTGATTAAGCATCCTGCTATGAAGTATTTATATCGTACATTGTTTGTCGTATCAGCTTTTTTTGGTGCTGTGTTGACTTTAGAAACCGTTTGGGGCATTGCAGATATAATGAATGGATTGATGGCGATACCGAACTTAATTGGATTGCTTGGATTATCAGGTGTAGTCGTTTATGAAACGAAAAAATTCTTAGAAGTATTAAAAGAGGAAAAGGAGAAAAAAATAAGTAATCAAGCAAAATCATAA
- a CDS encoding GH1 family beta-glucosidase: MTILQFPNDFKWGTATAAYQIEGAYDKDGRGMSIWDTFSRIPGKVFEGDNGDVACDSYHRYEEDIQLMKQLGIKVYRFSVSWPRIFPNGTGEVNQKGLEYYHNFVDKLLENGIEPYCTLYHWDLPQALQDQGGWENRETIDAFVNYAELMFKEFSGKINNWMTLNELWCISFLSNYLGMHAPGKQDLQVAVDIAHHLLMAHGKSVSKFRELGLKGQIGYAPNVEWRTPYSNKQEDVEAANRARGWFVEWFMDPVFKGVYPQFMVDWYEQKGVKLNIQPGDMEAINQPIDFLGINYYTGSATKYVEGSGLLDNEHVDIGHDHTDIGWDIYPEGLYHVLTFITERYGQVPIYITENGACYNDEPKNGIVNDDRRITFLKKHILQLHRCIESGVNLKGYMCWSMMDNFEWAYGYSMRFGLVHVNYRTLERTPKESYYWYQKLAKNNYLQI; encoded by the coding sequence ATGACAATACTACAATTCCCAAATGATTTTAAATGGGGAACTGCAACAGCAGCCTATCAAATCGAAGGGGCTTATGATAAAGACGGAAGAGGAATGTCAATCTGGGATACATTTTCTCGAATTCCTGGTAAAGTCTTTGAGGGTGACAACGGAGATGTAGCTTGTGATAGTTATCACCGTTATGAAGAAGATATTCAATTAATGAAACAATTAGGGATCAAAGTGTATCGTTTTTCTGTCTCATGGCCGAGGATTTTTCCTAATGGAACGGGTGAAGTCAATCAAAAAGGTTTAGAATATTATCACAATTTTGTAGATAAATTATTGGAAAATGGCATTGAACCGTATTGTACATTATATCATTGGGATTTGCCTCAAGCCTTGCAGGATCAAGGTGGCTGGGAGAATCGTGAAACCATCGATGCTTTTGTGAATTATGCAGAGTTAATGTTTAAAGAGTTTTCTGGAAAAATTAATAACTGGATGACTCTAAATGAGTTGTGGTGTATTTCATTTTTATCAAATTATTTAGGGATGCATGCACCTGGAAAGCAAGATTTACAAGTTGCAGTGGATATCGCTCATCATTTATTAATGGCACATGGTAAATCTGTAAGCAAGTTTAGAGAACTTGGATTAAAAGGTCAGATTGGTTATGCCCCGAATGTAGAGTGGAGAACACCATACAGTAACAAACAAGAAGATGTAGAAGCAGCCAATAGAGCTAGAGGTTGGTTTGTAGAGTGGTTTATGGATCCTGTATTTAAAGGAGTATACCCGCAATTTATGGTAGATTGGTATGAGCAAAAAGGTGTGAAATTGAACATTCAACCTGGAGATATGGAAGCTATTAATCAGCCCATTGATTTCTTAGGGATTAATTATTACACAGGTAGTGCAACCAAATATGTTGAGGGCTCAGGGTTATTAGATAATGAACACGTAGATATTGGTCATGATCATACAGATATAGGTTGGGATATTTATCCTGAAGGGTTATATCATGTGTTAACGTTTATAACTGAGCGATATGGACAGGTTCCAATTTATATTACTGAGAATGGTGCTTGTTATAATGATGAACCTAAAAATGGTATAGTGAATGACGATCGTAGAATTACGTTCCTAAAAAAACATATTCTCCAGCTTCACCGTTGTATTGAGTCTGGAGTTAATTTAAAAGGATACATGTGTTGGTCAATGATGGATAACTTTGAGTGGGCATATGGTTATAGCATGCGTTTTGGATTAGTCCATGTCAATTATCGCACATTGGAAAGAACACCAAAAGAAAGTTATTACTGGTATCAGAAGTTAGCCAAGAATAACTATCTGCAAATTTAA
- a CDS encoding GNAT family N-acetyltransferase, translating to MINVKNKLDQSEIIELLALCTFSDSNRLEETIQNYKNENDVEIYGFEKEDKVVGIIGFQINETQMELKHIAVSPPQRYKGIGSLMINAMINLKKPTQVMAETDDDAVDFYRSSGFTVYSLGEKFPGVERYRCEFEVE from the coding sequence ATGATAAATGTAAAAAATAAATTAGACCAGTCAGAAATTATTGAATTACTTGCCCTTTGTACTTTCTCAGATTCCAATAGATTAGAAGAAACAATTCAAAATTATAAAAACGAAAATGATGTTGAAATATATGGATTTGAAAAGGAAGACAAGGTTGTGGGAATCATAGGTTTCCAAATAAATGAAACCCAGATGGAGTTAAAACATATCGCTGTTTCACCACCGCAACGATATAAAGGAATAGGAAGCTTAATGATCAATGCGATGATAAACTTAAAAAAACCAACTCAAGTTATGGCTGAAACGGATGATGATGCAGTAGATTTTTATCGCAGCAGTGGTTTTACAGTATATAGCTTAGGTGAAAAATTCCCTGGAGTTGAGAGATATCGTTGTGAATTTGAGGTAGAGTAA
- a CDS encoding GrpB family protein, protein MRTIKVVPYQDEWVNKFQEEALKIKEIFGDQLVEIHHIGSTSVPGLKAKPIIDIIPVVKNIKEIDLFNEKMEAIGYEARGEFGIPGRRYFPKGGEKHRSHHVHVFQKGDQHIERHLAFRDYLIAHPEVAKEYEVLKEELANKFSNNPERYSDGKETFIKETEKKALKFYSEM, encoded by the coding sequence ATGAGGACAATTAAAGTAGTTCCTTATCAGGATGAGTGGGTAAATAAGTTTCAAGAAGAGGCGTTGAAAATAAAAGAGATATTCGGAGATCAATTAGTAGAAATTCATCATATAGGCAGCACCTCCGTTCCTGGTTTAAAAGCCAAACCTATCATTGATATCATCCCAGTAGTAAAAAATATTAAAGAAATAGATTTATTCAATGAAAAAATGGAAGCTATCGGCTATGAAGCAAGAGGAGAGTTTGGTATTCCAGGTCGCAGATATTTTCCTAAGGGCGGAGAAAAACATCGATCACATCATGTACATGTATTTCAAAAAGGTGATCAACATATAGAGCGTCATTTAGCTTTTCGTGATTATTTAATAGCTCACCCTGAAGTTGCAAAAGAATATGAAGTTTTAAAAGAAGAATTAGCAAATAAATTTTCAAACAATCCTGAGCGATATTCAGATGGAAAAGAAACATTTATTAAAGAAACAGAAAAGAAGGCATTAAAATTTTATAGTGAAATGTAA
- a CDS encoding GNAT family protein codes for MFKHIIDENLDIRILELRHAEQLFDLVSCNQDYLSEWLPWVQGNTIDHTKGYIEAALQKFANNDGIDCGIFFKDRIAGCISLHRLDWLNKKTSIGYWLDESLQGKGIMTKACKAMINYSFKDLQLNRIEIRVGVNNLKSRAIPERLGFDLEGTIRKAEWVNNRYIHHVVYGLLKEDWNN; via the coding sequence ATGTTTAAACATATCATTGATGAAAATTTGGATATAAGGATACTAGAACTTCGACATGCTGAACAGCTGTTTGATCTAGTTAGTTGTAATCAAGATTATTTATCTGAGTGGTTACCTTGGGTACAAGGAAATACAATAGATCATACAAAAGGGTACATTGAAGCAGCACTTCAAAAATTCGCAAATAATGATGGGATTGATTGCGGAATTTTTTTTAAAGATCGGATTGCTGGTTGTATAAGTTTACATAGACTAGATTGGTTAAATAAAAAAACTTCTATAGGATATTGGTTAGATGAGTCATTACAAGGTAAAGGGATAATGACCAAAGCTTGCAAAGCTATGATAAACTACTCATTTAAAGATTTACAATTAAACCGAATAGAGATACGTGTTGGTGTAAACAATTTGAAGAGCAGAGCGATTCCTGAAAGACTTGGTTTTGATTTGGAAGGTACGATTCGCAAAGCAGAATGGGTAAATAATCGTTATATTCATCATGTTGTTTATGGTTTGTTGAAAGAAGATTGGAATAACTAA
- a CDS encoding double zinc ribbon domain-containing protein has translation MKYDNCPDCNKKILLNEEKCPKCGLLIAKESCPACGTQVFLNNKECNSCGLKLRDS, from the coding sequence GTGAAATATGATAATTGTCCTGATTGCAATAAAAAAATACTCTTAAATGAAGAAAAGTGTCCTAAATGCGGACTATTAATAGCTAAAGAAAGCTGCCCGGCTTGTGGAACTCAAGTATTTTTGAACAATAAAGAATGTAATTCATGTGGATTGAAATTACGTGATAGTTAA